A single window of Granulicella mallensis MP5ACTX8 DNA harbors:
- a CDS encoding DNA translocase FtsK, translating into MKPQRLVYSPTRSRRLNEMLGLVVLVAAGLLLLSLLSYTPTDPSFNTVSGATGPHAAHNWTGLIGAYVSDVLLQTLGISVLFLPLVMIRLGLSWMRSRAVGSTKAKVFGLVLWLMFAPASIYLLPWHPLWKHTLPLSGVVGRLLSDGLIQFVNLPGTIILCILMVAFALYLTTTFTLSTAREWFTSHFAFIRNASERYTAWKERRQKNETEEVVSAYETKRERAIAKARSRAGKAPVAVSEIQPASTSLLSSFLGWFGRRKNHGSDLDVDPNDRDRADFAAEAPSMWQTMPRTMVDEVPLTGLSAAAAAAAPYAAQLAAASVPLRTPGSDPDLPHTGNPPIRKTQAHDDGWLDAPERSTPITAKPSLAAFDIPEPPPARIPTPRPQLAQPPLPPMPSPTQDIAAQNIAFGKRADADMRAVAMTTKSIRGYKLPPSSLLYRSEEHAQVREDELRQEARTLVEKCAEFGVDGNVEQINPGPVVTTFEFRPDAGVKYSRVTGLADDLCLAMAAESILIERMPGKSTVGIQVPNHNRETIWLRDVVECESFAQSKSKLPIALGKDISGRIVTGDLASMPHVLIAGSTGSGKSVAINAMIMSVLFKSTPEQVRMIMVDPKRVELGMYEGIPHLFTPIITEAKLAANALRNAVREMERRLKLLAANHVRNIDQFNKLFDHGSDYLFEDVNQEPLPYIMIIIDELADLMMLDRANVEEAITRLAQMARAVGIHLVLATQRPSVDVITGLIKANVPTRMSFRLATKVDSRTIIDSNGAESLLGRGDMLFLPPGTSRLQRVHAPFVTEKEISAVTEFWKAQGTAEYVEGFLEGPKDEKGSDGGSANDGEDNDPMFDDAVRLVFEFGKASTSLLQRRLRIGYGRAAHLIDMMERDGLVGPADGSKPREILKSPGYFAEVDAASR; encoded by the coding sequence ATGAAGCCTCAGAGACTCGTTTATTCGCCCACACGTAGCCGCCGTCTCAACGAGATGCTAGGTCTCGTCGTCCTGGTCGCCGCCGGCCTCCTCCTCCTCTCGCTCCTTAGCTACACTCCAACGGATCCCTCGTTCAACACCGTGAGCGGAGCTACCGGCCCCCATGCGGCGCACAACTGGACCGGCCTGATCGGCGCTTACGTCTCCGACGTGCTGCTCCAGACGCTCGGCATCTCGGTGCTCTTCCTGCCCCTGGTGATGATCCGGCTGGGCCTCTCGTGGATGCGTTCGCGGGCCGTCGGCTCGACGAAAGCCAAGGTCTTCGGACTTGTGCTCTGGCTGATGTTCGCCCCGGCCTCCATCTACCTGCTCCCCTGGCATCCGCTCTGGAAACATACCCTGCCGCTCTCCGGCGTAGTGGGTCGCCTGCTCTCCGATGGCCTGATCCAATTCGTGAACCTGCCCGGAACCATCATCCTCTGCATTCTGATGGTCGCGTTCGCGCTCTATCTGACGACCACGTTCACGCTCTCGACAGCCCGCGAATGGTTCACCTCACACTTCGCGTTCATCCGCAACGCCAGCGAACGCTATACCGCGTGGAAGGAACGCCGCCAGAAGAACGAGACCGAAGAGGTCGTCAGCGCCTATGAGACCAAGCGCGAGCGCGCCATCGCCAAGGCCCGCAGCCGCGCCGGGAAAGCCCCAGTAGCCGTCAGCGAAATTCAGCCGGCCAGCACCTCCCTGCTCTCCAGCTTCCTGGGCTGGTTTGGCCGCCGCAAAAATCATGGCTCCGACCTTGATGTAGACCCGAACGATCGCGACCGCGCCGACTTTGCCGCTGAAGCGCCCTCCATGTGGCAGACCATGCCGCGCACCATGGTCGACGAGGTGCCCCTGACCGGCCTGAGCGCAGCCGCCGCTGCCGCCGCACCCTACGCCGCCCAGCTCGCCGCCGCGTCCGTCCCCCTGCGCACCCCCGGCAGCGATCCCGACCTTCCCCACACCGGCAATCCGCCCATCAGGAAGACCCAGGCCCACGACGACGGCTGGCTGGATGCTCCTGAGCGCAGCACGCCTATCACTGCGAAGCCTTCACTGGCCGCGTTCGACATCCCCGAGCCGCCACCGGCGCGCATCCCCACGCCACGCCCGCAACTGGCACAACCGCCGCTCCCGCCGATGCCCTCACCCACGCAGGACATCGCCGCGCAGAACATCGCCTTCGGCAAGCGCGCCGACGCGGACATGCGCGCCGTTGCCATGACCACCAAATCGATCCGCGGCTACAAGCTGCCGCCCAGCTCCCTGCTGTATCGCAGCGAGGAGCACGCGCAGGTACGCGAGGACGAGCTCCGCCAGGAGGCCCGCACCCTGGTCGAAAAATGCGCCGAGTTCGGCGTCGACGGCAACGTCGAGCAGATCAACCCCGGCCCCGTCGTCACGACCTTCGAGTTCCGTCCCGACGCCGGCGTAAAGTACTCGCGCGTCACCGGTCTGGCCGACGATCTCTGCCTCGCCATGGCCGCCGAGTCCATCCTCATCGAGCGCATGCCGGGCAAGTCCACCGTCGGCATCCAGGTCCCGAACCACAATCGCGAGACCATCTGGCTGCGCGACGTCGTCGAGTGCGAGAGCTTTGCACAGTCGAAGTCGAAGCTGCCCATCGCTCTGGGCAAGGACATCAGCGGCCGCATCGTCACCGGCGATCTGGCCAGCATGCCGCACGTGCTCATCGCCGGCTCGACCGGCTCCGGTAAATCGGTCGCCATCAACGCGATGATCATGAGCGTGCTCTTCAAGTCCACCCCCGAACAGGTGCGGATGATCATGGTCGATCCCAAGCGCGTCGAGCTCGGCATGTACGAAGGCATCCCGCACCTCTTCACGCCCATCATCACCGAGGCCAAGCTCGCCGCCAACGCCCTCAGAAACGCCGTGCGCGAGATGGAGCGGCGGCTCAAGCTGCTCGCCGCCAACCACGTCCGCAACATCGACCAGTTCAACAAGCTCTTCGACCACGGCAGCGACTACCTCTTTGAGGACGTAAACCAGGAGCCGCTGCCCTACATCATGATCATCATCGACGAGCTCGCCGATCTGATGATGCTCGACCGCGCCAACGTGGAAGAGGCGATCACCCGTCTGGCCCAGATGGCTCGCGCCGTCGGCATCCACCTCGTGCTCGCGACACAGCGTCCCTCCGTGGACGTCATCACCGGCCTCATCAAGGCCAACGTCCCCACGCGCATGAGCTTCCGCCTCGCCACCAAGGTGGACTCGCGCACCATCATCGACTCCAACGGCGCGGAGAGCCTGCTGGGCCGCGGCGATATGCTCTTCCTGCCTCCCGGAACCTCACGGCTGCAGCGTGTCCACGCGCCGTTCGTCACCGAGAAAGAGATCTCCGCCGTCACCGAGTTCTGGAAGGCACAGGGTACAGCCGAGTACGTCGAAGGCTTCCTCGAAGGGCCGAAAGACGAGAAGGGCTCAGACGGCGGAAGCGCGAACGACGGCGAGGACAACGACCCCATGTTCGACGATGCCGTGCGCCTGGTCTTCGAATTCGGAAAGGCTTCAACCTCGCTGCTGCAACGCAGACTGCGCATCGGCTACGGCCGCGCGGCACACCTGATCGACATGATGGAGCGCGACGGCCTCGTAGGCCCCGCCGACGGCTCAAAGCCCCGCGAGATCCTCAAGTCACCCGGCTACTTCGCCGAGGTAGACGCAGCATCGCGATAA
- a CDS encoding alginate lyase family protein, whose product MVRGFWLGLMIVMGFTAASATPARADAPCGQQLSPTVSGHGASWAIFPPESLAGLKAQAGTETGRSVVRMATTFLSETPHPMARIHTEGTLPHHGIRDESVAAEKDWDGMLALGLAYRLTGDRKYLAAEDCYLGAWTAVYRVSLNPIDETNLDKWMMAYDLTRGSLSAKTEEQAAALWKAMAAGYIDWMEKNGQKDTGNWSSHRVKLAVMAAYEAGDSALEARAAAVFREQVKRNIRPDGSVEDFYKRDALHYVVYDLDPLQMAALAAKVHGESWFHEGAGGRNIAHGVDWLVPYAVGQTKHMEFVHSTVAFDAARDKAGEKGYSGEWDPAAGVQTLTLAALLDPQYASAARQCVEHSGHNPQAWLTLFGAVVGGSVQ is encoded by the coding sequence ATGGTACGAGGTTTTTGGCTCGGATTAATGATCGTGATGGGTTTTACGGCCGCATCTGCCACGCCAGCCAGGGCAGATGCTCCCTGCGGGCAGCAACTATCACCGACGGTCTCCGGGCATGGAGCTTCGTGGGCGATCTTTCCGCCGGAGAGCCTGGCGGGGTTAAAAGCGCAGGCCGGGACAGAGACTGGCCGCAGCGTCGTGCGCATGGCCACGACGTTCCTCAGTGAGACGCCGCATCCCATGGCTCGCATCCACACCGAGGGAACGCTGCCGCATCATGGGATTCGCGACGAGAGCGTGGCGGCGGAGAAGGACTGGGATGGGATGCTGGCTCTCGGGCTGGCCTATCGCCTGACGGGCGACAGGAAGTATCTTGCGGCGGAGGACTGCTATCTTGGCGCCTGGACGGCGGTCTATCGCGTGAGCCTGAACCCGATTGATGAGACGAATCTGGACAAGTGGATGATGGCCTATGACCTCACCCGGGGCAGCCTTTCGGCAAAGACAGAAGAACAGGCAGCTGCTCTGTGGAAGGCGATGGCCGCGGGCTATATCGACTGGATGGAGAAGAACGGCCAGAAGGATACGGGGAACTGGTCGAGCCATCGGGTGAAACTGGCGGTGATGGCGGCTTATGAGGCTGGTGATTCTGCACTGGAGGCACGGGCGGCGGCGGTCTTCCGCGAACAGGTGAAGCGGAATATCCGGCCCGACGGCTCGGTGGAAGACTTCTACAAGCGTGATGCTTTGCATTATGTGGTCTACGATCTCGATCCGCTCCAGATGGCGGCACTGGCGGCGAAGGTGCATGGTGAGAGCTGGTTCCATGAAGGAGCCGGTGGGAGGAACATCGCCCATGGTGTCGATTGGCTGGTGCCCTATGCGGTGGGCCAGACGAAGCACATGGAGTTTGTGCACTCGACGGTTGCTTTTGATGCGGCACGCGATAAGGCGGGCGAGAAAGGCTACTCCGGCGAATGGGACCCTGCTGCTGGGGTGCAGACGCTTACACTGGCGGCGCTGCTCGATCCTCAGTATGCGTCGGCTGCGCGACAGTGCGTTGAGCATAGCGGACATAACCCTCAGGCCTGGCTGACGCTGTTCGGGGCTGTTGTGGGTGGTTCTGTGCAGTAG
- a CDS encoding fumarate hydratase — MVTIQQDDLIESVRGALQYISYYHPVDYIENLARAYELEQSPAAKDAMKQILVNSRMCAEGHRPICQDTGIVTIFIKLGLECHLVSQDGGPATLSLQEMCDEGVRRAWLDPDNKLRGSILADPAFSRKNTKDNTPCVVEVSLVKGNTVDVTVAAKGGGSEAKSKFVMLNPSDSVADWVLKTVPTMGAGWCPPGMLGIGIGGTAEKAMLLAKQALMEDIDMQELKLRGPQTNIEKLRVEIYDKVNALGIGAQGLGGLTTVLDVKILDWPTHAANLPVAMIPNCAATRHAHVVLDGTGAVSLDPPSLESWPKLTYDVHGAKRVNLDTLTHEEVKTWKPGEVLLLNGKLLTGRDAAHKRMTDMLNRGEKLPVDFRNRFIYYVGPVDAVRDEVVGPAGPTTATRMDKFTRQMLEQTGLLGMIGKAERGAAAIDAIRDNEAAYLIAIGGAAYLVSKAIKHSRLIAFEDLGMEAIHEFEVVDMPVTVAVDTKGSSVHITGPAEWKERIAQSMAVGGVPILGQ, encoded by the coding sequence ATGGTGACTATCCAACAGGACGACCTTATCGAAAGCGTGCGCGGCGCGCTGCAGTACATCAGCTACTACCATCCCGTCGATTACATCGAAAACCTCGCCCGCGCCTACGAGCTGGAGCAGTCCCCCGCCGCCAAGGACGCGATGAAGCAGATCCTCGTCAACTCGCGCATGTGCGCCGAGGGACATCGCCCCATCTGCCAGGACACCGGCATCGTCACCATCTTCATCAAGCTCGGGCTGGAGTGCCACCTCGTCAGCCAGGACGGCGGCCCCGCCACCCTCAGCCTGCAGGAGATGTGCGACGAGGGCGTACGCCGCGCCTGGCTCGATCCTGACAACAAGCTGCGCGGCAGCATTCTCGCCGACCCCGCCTTCAGCCGCAAGAACACCAAAGACAACACCCCCTGCGTCGTCGAAGTATCCCTGGTCAAGGGCAACACGGTAGACGTAACCGTCGCGGCAAAGGGCGGCGGCAGCGAGGCGAAGTCGAAGTTCGTCATGCTGAACCCCTCGGACTCGGTCGCCGATTGGGTTCTCAAGACTGTCCCCACCATGGGCGCGGGCTGGTGCCCTCCCGGAATGCTCGGTATCGGCATCGGAGGTACCGCCGAAAAAGCCATGCTGCTGGCCAAGCAGGCCCTGATGGAAGACATCGACATGCAGGAGCTCAAGCTGCGCGGCCCCCAGACCAACATCGAGAAGCTGCGTGTCGAGATCTACGACAAGGTCAACGCGCTCGGCATTGGAGCGCAGGGCCTCGGCGGACTGACGACCGTGCTCGACGTAAAGATCCTCGATTGGCCCACGCACGCCGCCAACCTGCCGGTCGCGATGATCCCCAACTGCGCCGCTACGCGCCATGCGCATGTCGTGCTCGACGGTACCGGCGCTGTCTCGCTCGATCCCCCATCGCTCGAGAGCTGGCCCAAGCTGACCTATGACGTGCACGGCGCGAAGCGCGTCAACCTCGACACCCTGACACACGAAGAGGTAAAGACCTGGAAGCCGGGCGAGGTGCTGCTGCTCAACGGCAAGCTGCTCACCGGCCGCGACGCCGCCCACAAGCGCATGACCGACATGCTCAACCGCGGCGAAAAACTGCCGGTCGACTTCCGCAACCGCTTCATCTACTACGTCGGCCCGGTCGATGCGGTACGCGACGAGGTCGTCGGCCCCGCCGGCCCGACCACAGCAACCCGCATGGACAAGTTCACCCGCCAGATGCTCGAACAGACCGGACTGCTGGGCATGATCGGCAAGGCGGAGCGTGGCGCCGCGGCCATCGACGCCATCCGTGACAATGAGGCAGCCTACCTCATCGCCATCGGCGGAGCGGCCTACCTGGTCTCAAAGGCCATCAAGCACTCCCGTCTGATCGCCTTCGAGGACCTGGGCATGGAAGCGATCCACGAGTTCGAAGTCGTCGACATGCCGGTGACCGTAGCGGTCGACACCAAAGGCTCCAGCGTCCACATCACCGGCCCCGCAGAGTGGAAGGAACGCATCGCGCAAAGCATGGCCGTAGGCGGCGTGCCGATTCTCGGGCAGTAG
- a CDS encoding ABC transporter permease, translating into MAASVAVMSETGISRRTSYTRAFGGLMLRDLRVLMRELGPFLVRVAMNPLLFLFIFTYVMPHMSGGAALNPTAQMAGATGGSFGTVLLPGLMAVAIMFSGIAAVALPLAQEFGITREIDDRVMCPLPIAAVAAEKIIFSALQSLIAAAGVFPLAYYIPSTPVMVHVSNWFFLAAVLVLASLLAGALGLTIGTSVQPKQIGLIFGVVVMPITFLGCVYYPWAALAPIRWMQLGVLVNPIVYMSEGLRAALTPTLGHMPEAMILLMLCFFLVLLTWLGMKGFRRRVLS; encoded by the coding sequence ATGGCAGCAAGCGTTGCAGTGATGAGTGAGACAGGCATAAGCAGACGCACGAGCTACACGCGAGCGTTTGGCGGGCTGATGCTGCGTGATCTGCGTGTGTTGATGCGTGAGCTTGGGCCTTTCCTGGTTCGTGTGGCGATGAACCCGCTCTTGTTTCTGTTCATCTTCACGTACGTCATGCCGCACATGAGCGGCGGGGCGGCGCTGAATCCGACGGCCCAGATGGCCGGAGCTACCGGAGGCAGTTTTGGCACGGTCCTTCTGCCGGGACTGATGGCGGTGGCGATCATGTTCTCCGGGATCGCCGCGGTGGCGCTGCCACTGGCACAGGAGTTCGGCATTACGCGTGAGATCGACGACCGCGTGATGTGTCCCTTGCCGATTGCAGCAGTGGCAGCGGAGAAGATCATCTTTTCGGCGTTGCAGAGTCTGATCGCGGCGGCGGGCGTCTTTCCGCTGGCCTATTACATCCCCAGTACTCCTGTGATGGTGCATGTGTCGAACTGGTTCTTTCTGGCAGCGGTTCTGGTGCTGGCGAGTTTGCTGGCGGGTGCGCTGGGGCTGACGATCGGTACGTCGGTGCAGCCGAAACAGATTGGCCTGATCTTCGGCGTGGTGGTGATGCCGATTACGTTTCTGGGCTGTGTGTACTATCCGTGGGCTGCGCTTGCGCCGATTCGGTGGATGCAGCTTGGGGTGCTGGTCAACCCGATCGTGTATATGAGCGAAGGTCTGCGCGCGGCGTTGACGCCTACGCTGGGTCACATGCCTGAGGCGATGATTCTCTTGATGCTGTGCTTTTTCCTGGTGCTGCTGACGTGGCTGGGGATGAAGGGCTTTCGGCGGCGGGTGCTGAGCTAA
- a CDS encoding YpdA family putative bacillithiol disulfide reductase translates to MSEAPHDVLPDGLVDVLVIGAGPTGLACAIAAQNAGLRVVLVDKGCLTNSLFHYPAHMTFFTTPELLEIGNMPFSSPNQKPTRSEALEYYRKVAEHYRLDIRQYQNVDRIGGSDGDFTVHTTDQFGRQLTHRARKLIVSTGYYDLPNYLGIPGEDLPKVKHYYHEPHPFFAQDVLVIGGKNSAAIAALDLWRHGARVTLVHRGAELHRHIKYWIKPDIENRIKNGEITAHLSSTVGEITEDAVTLLTPGGPKVIPNQFVFALTGYHPDFGFIESLGVRLDKSNARCPICDPATHESNVPGIYLAGVIVAGERTNEIFIENGRFHGDLIAKDLAAKMN, encoded by the coding sequence ATGAGTGAAGCCCCCCACGACGTTCTCCCCGATGGCCTCGTAGATGTTCTCGTCATCGGCGCCGGTCCTACCGGCCTTGCCTGTGCCATCGCCGCGCAGAACGCCGGTCTGCGCGTTGTTCTCGTAGACAAGGGCTGCCTCACCAACTCGCTCTTCCACTACCCGGCACATATGACCTTTTTCACCACGCCGGAGTTGCTCGAGATCGGCAATATGCCGTTTTCCTCCCCGAACCAGAAGCCTACGCGCTCCGAGGCCCTCGAGTACTATCGCAAGGTCGCCGAGCACTATCGGCTCGACATCCGGCAGTATCAGAACGTCGACCGCATCGGCGGCTCAGACGGCGATTTCACCGTTCACACGACCGACCAGTTCGGCCGCCAGCTCACGCACCGTGCGCGCAAGCTGATCGTGTCCACGGGATACTACGATCTGCCCAACTACCTCGGCATCCCCGGCGAAGACCTGCCCAAGGTAAAGCATTATTACCACGAGCCGCATCCGTTCTTCGCGCAGGACGTCCTGGTCATCGGCGGCAAAAACTCCGCGGCCATCGCAGCACTTGACCTCTGGCGGCATGGCGCTCGCGTCACGCTGGTGCATCGCGGCGCGGAGCTGCATCGCCACATCAAGTACTGGATCAAGCCCGACATCGAGAACCGCATCAAGAACGGCGAGATCACAGCGCACCTCTCATCGACAGTCGGAGAGATCACCGAAGACGCCGTCACACTGCTCACTCCAGGCGGCCCGAAGGTGATTCCCAACCAGTTTGTCTTCGCGCTGACGGGCTATCACCCGGACTTCGGCTTCATCGAATCACTGGGCGTGCGGCTCGATAAATCCAACGCACGCTGCCCTATCTGCGACCCTGCAACGCACGAATCGAATGTGCCCGGAATCTATCTCGCGGGCGTCATCGTTGCGGGCGAACGCACCAACGAAATCTTCATCGAGAACGGCCGCTTTCACGGCGATCTGATTGCAAAAGATCTTGCTGCGAAGATGAATTAG
- a CDS encoding tetratricopeptide repeat protein codes for MQVVGRLMVAMMLAGTVAAPTHGAAQMSAAPAQSALVEGKRALAAKQFVQAKKIFTEFLQTHHDDVEAQLGLGDAELGLHEYEAAELTYRRVVSAQPELWNAHKNLVIVEAALARWEEFDRERALLRGARERGAPGISARESDVIDSFTVQGQHWVVREYFEPVGRSLTRYNFEHFSPDGKAAEYISLESAEAAQKALKPGDVRIGTEQSSRLSVKDFALNWYTSKAHGTVARYAAGEPKYERVRADVLRWLHRAGAK; via the coding sequence ATGCAGGTTGTTGGTCGGTTGATGGTGGCGATGATGCTGGCGGGAACGGTTGCGGCACCCACCCATGGAGCAGCACAGATGAGTGCCGCTCCGGCACAGAGCGCCCTCGTCGAAGGCAAGCGCGCGTTGGCGGCGAAGCAGTTCGTGCAGGCGAAGAAGATTTTTACGGAGTTTTTGCAGACGCATCACGATGACGTCGAGGCCCAACTTGGATTGGGAGATGCGGAGCTTGGGCTGCATGAGTATGAGGCTGCCGAACTGACGTATCGCCGCGTCGTCTCGGCGCAGCCGGAGCTGTGGAATGCGCACAAAAATCTGGTCATCGTGGAAGCGGCGCTGGCTCGGTGGGAGGAGTTCGACCGCGAACGCGCGCTGCTGCGTGGCGCTCGCGAACGGGGCGCTCCGGGGATCTCCGCTCGCGAGAGCGATGTGATCGACAGCTTCACGGTGCAGGGGCAGCACTGGGTGGTGCGCGAGTACTTCGAGCCGGTGGGGCGCTCGCTGACGCGGTACAACTTCGAGCACTTTTCACCCGATGGCAAGGCTGCGGAGTACATCTCGCTGGAGTCCGCCGAGGCTGCCCAGAAGGCGCTTAAGCCGGGAGATGTCCGTATCGGTACGGAACAGAGCAGCCGGTTGAGCGTTAAGGATTTTGCTCTCAACTGGTATACGAGCAAGGCCCATGGAACGGTGGCGCGCTATGCTGCTGGTGAGCCGAAGTATGAGCGGGTGCGTGCGGATGTTCTGCGATGGTTGCATCGCGCGGGTGCGAAATAG
- a CDS encoding ABC transporter ATP-binding protein: MSDTIVEIKGLRKVYSGKNPVTAVDGIDLRVPAGEIYGLLGPNGAGKTTTISIATTRSIPTAGSVRIAGIDVVANAAVARRSIGVVPQYNTLDRSCTVEENIFFHCLYFGMSRAEARARTAQLLEQFRLSDRAKAYPQALSGGLAQRLQIGRAIAHRPKVLFLDEPSAGLDPQSRIAMWEAVSGLRDEGITVVLTTHYMEEADELCDRLAIIDHGKILVEDTPAALKASVGGDKIYELRLQDGDRSGHLEARLRGISGVNGVEPIHHGSGLRVLAKAQDGLLASVVTTANEFGLRDVTTAEPSLETVFIRLTGRDLRE, from the coding sequence TTGAGCGATACCATCGTTGAAATCAAGGGCCTGCGTAAGGTCTACAGCGGCAAGAACCCAGTCACAGCGGTGGATGGCATCGACCTGCGCGTGCCTGCTGGCGAGATCTATGGGCTGCTTGGGCCGAATGGCGCGGGGAAGACCACGACCATCTCGATTGCGACGACACGGTCGATACCGACTGCCGGTTCGGTGCGGATCGCAGGGATCGACGTTGTCGCGAACGCGGCTGTCGCACGGCGGTCGATCGGTGTGGTGCCGCAGTACAACACGCTCGACCGCTCCTGCACCGTGGAAGAGAACATCTTCTTTCACTGCCTTTACTTTGGGATGTCGCGTGCGGAGGCTCGCGCGCGCACGGCGCAGTTGCTGGAGCAGTTTCGTCTGAGCGACCGTGCGAAGGCGTATCCTCAGGCGTTGAGCGGGGGACTGGCGCAGCGTCTGCAGATTGGGCGCGCTATCGCACATCGTCCCAAGGTGCTGTTTCTCGACGAGCCCAGCGCGGGTCTCGATCCGCAGAGCCGCATCGCCATGTGGGAGGCTGTGAGCGGTCTGCGCGACGAGGGCATCACGGTTGTGCTGACGACTCACTACATGGAAGAGGCGGACGAGCTATGCGACCGGCTCGCGATCATCGACCATGGAAAGATTCTGGTGGAGGACACGCCGGCGGCTTTGAAGGCGAGTGTCGGCGGGGACAAGATCTATGAGCTGCGTCTGCAGGATGGCGACCGCAGCGGGCATTTGGAAGCGCGCTTGCGGGGGATAAGCGGCGTAAACGGTGTCGAGCCAATTCATCATGGAAGCGGGCTGCGTGTGCTCGCGAAGGCGCAGGATGGGCTGCTGGCGAGTGTTGTCACGACAGCGAATGAATTCGGGCTGCGCGATGTGACGACGGCTGAGCCGAGCCTGGAAACAGTATTTATTCGATTGACCGGACGCGATCTGCGCGAGTAA
- a CDS encoding PA2169 family four-helix-bundle protein, with protein sequence MANKLDGSTKNQEMESVLLDLIKSLQDGQKGFAEIGEHLKDATLKRYFLAESLKRASFRAELEGQLHIAGMADVKESGSVAGALHRSWGELKAKLGGGDHSLLETAEKGEDEAKDAYKKALEHELPLPIRSLLSEQQAHVLTSHDYVRNQRDALAAAK encoded by the coding sequence ATGGCAAACAAGCTGGATGGATCGACTAAGAACCAGGAGATGGAGAGCGTACTCCTGGATTTGATCAAGTCGCTGCAGGATGGTCAAAAGGGCTTCGCCGAAATTGGAGAGCACTTGAAAGATGCCACCCTCAAACGTTATTTTCTCGCCGAGAGTCTGAAGCGCGCGAGCTTTCGTGCTGAACTTGAGGGCCAGCTGCATATCGCCGGTATGGCGGATGTGAAGGAGTCGGGTAGTGTGGCCGGTGCCTTGCATCGTTCCTGGGGCGAGTTGAAGGCGAAGCTGGGTGGCGGCGATCATTCGCTTCTCGAAACAGCCGAGAAGGGTGAAGACGAGGCAAAGGATGCCTATAAAAAGGCATTGGAACATGAGCTGCCGCTGCCGATCCGTAGCCTGCTCTCAGAGCAGCAGGCGCATGTGCTGACTTCGCACGACTATGTGCGGAACCAGAGGGATGCACTGGCAGCAGCAAAGTAG
- a CDS encoding NHL repeat-containing protein has protein sequence MLVDRSSVGRMGVFRGALLVLILGMAVLCVGWFLIAGSHYIAYRMGQRVVVDKGLYYPYSVAVDGHGNVYVADSRHNRVLKETPSGEGYIQSNVVVGLALSFGTALDNDGHLTEGAKRGEVDRPYGLAVDGDGDVYISDYGNDRVLKETPSGHTYTQTVVTTDVQSPYGLAVDNHGSVYIADYGRNRVTKESPSGGNYVESVVAGSGLRGPEGVAVDREGNVYIADSDNDRVLKESVLGTGYVESTLVDDMASPRGVAVDGSGNVYIVSYEDGNVYKEAFSNGHYVQTRLATMVSLYYPRGIAVDGSDRLYIADSGHHRVVMQQRTQGYAWVAR, from the coding sequence ATGCTGGTTGATCGTTCGTCCGTTGGTCGTATGGGAGTGTTTCGAGGTGCTCTCCTTGTCCTGATCCTGGGAATGGCGGTACTGTGTGTGGGCTGGTTTTTAATTGCAGGCTCTCATTACATCGCTTACAGAATGGGACAGCGCGTTGTGGTCGATAAGGGTCTGTATTATCCCTACAGCGTAGCTGTTGATGGCCATGGGAATGTTTATGTCGCCGACTCTCGCCACAACCGTGTGTTGAAAGAGACGCCTTCCGGTGAGGGTTATATCCAAAGCAATGTCGTGGTTGGCCTGGCCCTCTCCTTTGGCACTGCCCTGGACAACGATGGCCATTTGACAGAAGGCGCGAAACGCGGCGAGGTGGATCGTCCCTATGGTCTTGCGGTAGATGGCGATGGAGATGTCTATATCTCCGACTACGGCAACGATCGTGTGTTGAAGGAGACGCCTTCCGGCCACACCTATACCCAGACCGTTGTTACGACCGATGTGCAGAGCCCCTATGGTCTTGCCGTAGATAACCACGGTTCGGTCTACATCGCGGATTATGGACGAAATCGTGTCACGAAGGAGTCACCCTCAGGGGGTAATTACGTCGAGAGTGTTGTAGCCGGTTCCGGCCTGAGAGGTCCCGAAGGTGTAGCGGTGGACCGCGAGGGGAACGTCTATATCGCCGACTCCGACAACGACCGCGTCTTGAAGGAGTCGGTGTTGGGCACAGGTTATGTGGAGAGCACGCTGGTTGACGATATGGCCAGTCCACGTGGGGTTGCCGTGGACGGCAGCGGGAATGTCTACATCGTCAGTTACGAAGACGGCAATGTGTACAAGGAGGCCTTCTCCAACGGTCACTATGTGCAAACCCGGTTAGCCACGATGGTGAGTCTGTATTATCCCCGCGGTATAGCCGTGGATGGCAGCGATCGTCTCTACATCGCTGACTCCGGACACCATCGCGTGGTGATGCAGCAGCGTACGCAGGGCTACGCGTGGGTCGCCAGGTAA